TATCGGATCAGGGTCGATCGTACCGAAAGGAGTCTTGATCACCAGCGCAGATAGCGTCAACGTTTTTATTAGTAGTTATCAGAATCAAACGCATGACCTGACGCAGGTCCTCCCCGAGACCTCCTTAGGTAGCGCGTACCGGGTTGATGCCTACAAAGGCTTTCCGAACCTGGGCAACCTCTATAAAAGCGAATTATTGATCGTAGGAACTGAGGATGGTACACAAGTCGATATCGTTCCTGCTGTTAACCTATTGGCTGGAGGCGCTGTTGGTGTTCCCTTCAGCATCACGCTGAATGCTGGCCAAACCTATCAATTGCAGGCCGCAACCGATGGTCTTGATCTAACAGGTACAACTATTAGAGCTGCTGTGAATAGCACGTGTAAACCGTTCGCGGTCTTCGGTGGTTCACAATGTGCTTTGGTACCGGCAACATGTCAAGCTTGCGATATGGTCTTTGAACAGATGAGACCTATTGCCACGTGGGGTACGCGCTATTTCACAGTACCGGTGAATGGTGTGTCACAATTCACGTACAGGATCATGGCCGATCAGAATGCAACTTCAGTTACCGTTGCAGGTGGCGCACCGATCATCCTGAATGCCGGGCAAGTGCATGAGGTGAACGGCACTGCGGTTCCAGTCTGTATTCAAGCGAATAAGCCCATAAGCGTTGCGCAATTATTACAGGGCAACCAATGTGCAGGAACCGGAGACCCTTCGTTGATCCTTATGGAACCAGCCGATAGGCTATCCAAAAGTGCATCATTCCAAACACTTACATCCGGCACATTGAATCAACACAGCATTAGTGTTGTGATGCCCGCTTCCGGTCTTGGTCAATTGACCATGAACGGAACAACGGTCAGCTCAGCGTTGTTCACTCCGTATCCCAATTGTACCGATCGGGTCTACGCCAAGATCCCTGTATCAGCAGGTGTTCATCGCTTGGCTTCAACCATCGGGTTCCAATTATACATGTTCGGCCTCGGAAATGGTGAAAGTTATGGTGGGTCCGTTAGGAATATCGCAGCGGTACCGCTTCAAACAGATTCACTGATCTGCGGAACCGGCCCCGTAACGCTCAATTCTCCGGAAGCTCTGACCAATGCTCAATGGACCACTGCCTCAGCGCCATCCACAGTATTGGCCAACGGAAACGCTTATTCGCTCACACCAACGGCCTCTGACTCATACACGGTTACCGGCGGGTCCCCGATCACGGGTTGCCCACGAAGTTTCACCTACCACATTGGCGTACCCGTTACCGTGCTCCCAAATGCTACAGCAAATGGTGCAAATTCAACCTCGATCTGCCAATTTGCACCTGTTCAATTAGGCGTATCTCCTGCTCCCGATCCAGCTTGGTTCGATATTACCTGGTCGCCAGCCTCTTCACTTAGCGACCCCACCATTGGTGCACCGATCGCGACGCCATATAGCACCACTTGGTATACGGTTGATATTGTCAGCCCCGTAGGTTGTGGGTCAGCCAGGGACAGTGTACTCGTAACTGTTCAACCTGCTCAATTACGTGACCTTGACACATTCGTGAACGATCCATCGATCTGTGTCGGCGAAACCGTTCAGCTTTCCAGTAGTGCTTTGAGAACCATCGCAACTGATCGCTTCAACACGACACCGGCTCCCTTATGGAACGCTATACAAGGTGGATCCATAGCAATGGAATGTGGAGGTCTTACCGGTACGGCACTTTACTTTAACGGAGCAGGGCAGCGCTATGCAAAAACAAACGGGTTCAATACTTCCAGTGGCGGTCGCGTAGAATTCCATTTGAAAATAGGAAGCGGTATGGCCCCTTGCGAAGATGCTGATCCCGGAGAGGATGTCATTTTCCAATATTCCACCAATAACGGATTAAGCTGGAACACACCTCCGAACGGCACAATGCACCAGGACCTCTATCCTACGTTCCTACCGGTTTCCATTGATCTGCCATTGAACGCTCAAGGCCCGAACGTTATGTTCAAGATCAGCCAGCCAGTGCACAGTGGTGCGGGACAGGACAACTGGTCCATTGATGATCTCATCATATCCCGTGTGGACAACTCTTGGCTCAATTATGCTTGGACCCCGGCCAATTCCTCGCCAACCTCATCCAGTACCTCCGCAAGTCCATCAACATCAGGTTGGTATTATCTACAGGTCACGGACCCGACCGGAGGATGTGTTTATCGCGATTCCATTCATGTGAATGTTTCACCTGCAATGAGCATGACGGTAACACCGAATTCGACCTTATGCACACCAGCACCCGTTCAGTTGAACGCAAATGCTGGAGCAGGTGCCCAATATTCATGGAGTACCACGAACGGAACGCTGAGCGCAACCAATGTTGCCAATCCGAGTGCAAATGCTAATGCGACCGCAACGTACAACGTACAGGCAACTAACGCGATCGGATGTACTGTCAACGGTGCAGTTACCATAACCGTTGCACCGGCATTGAACCTTGTACTTTCCACAGCAAATGATCCACTTTGCCAAGGACAGAGCACGCAGCTCACCGCAGTTGGCTCCGGTGCACCAGGCCTTACTTATAATTGGACAGGGGCAGGACTCAACAACCCGAATATTGCAAACCCGATCGCATCGCCTACTCAGACAACCACCTATACCTGCACCATAACACACACGGCAACTGGTTGCACGCGTAGCAGTGCGATCACCATTACCGTGAACACCGGTTATACGATCAACGCTGGTCCGGACCACACCGTGTGCTCTACTCTAGGTCAACAGCTCAACGTAATTCATAACGTGCCGAATGCAACTTATGCATGGACACCCGCCTCATCTTTCTTCTCTGCTAACGTCCAATCTCCTATCATTCAAACGGACGGCACCCAAACATTTACCATTGTGGTCACCGATCAAAACGGTTGCACGGTATCTGACAACATTATACTTACGCGTGCATTCGCAAACCTACCAGCAACCCAGAACGTAAGCGGTTGCAGCAACCTTACCAATACGCTGACAGCACCGGCCGCAGGGGTGAATTACGCTTGGACAACACCAACCGGCCCCGGACCAACGGGACCCGGCTTCCAAAGCATCAATGCGACCGAAAGCGGAGCACACGCTGTAACCATTACTGACGCGCAGGGCTGTACCGGTACCACAACATTCAACGTGAATCTGTTCACGGTGCCTGTGGTGAACCTAGGTCCGGACGTCTCACTTTGCGGATCACAAGGTCATGTTCTGAACGCAGGAAATGCCGGTAGTACTTTCTTCTGGAGTAATAACGCCACATCGCAATCCATCAACATTACTAATTCGGGTGTGTATTCCGTTTCGGTAACGAACAGCAATGGCTGTATTGCATCGGATAACGTCAATGTGCAATTCAATGCAAACCCGGTAGATGTTCTAACGAATGTGAACACTTGTATTTCCACCCCACCAACACTGAACGCAGGAAACCCCGGTGCAACTTACCTCTGGAGCAACAACGCCACCACCCAGAGCATTACACCCACCACAAGCGGAACATACACCGTACAGGTAACAACTCCGCAACAATGCACAGCGATGTTCGACGCCGTGGTAACGCTTGCTCCAACACTGACCGTGAACCTAGGCAGTGACACTACGATCTGCCAAGGCGCAAGTGTTCTGCTCGATGCAGGAACGCCGAGTGCTACGCATCTATGGAACACCGCTGCTACTTCCCAAACATTGAACGTTTCAACCAGTGGAACATACAATGTCACTATCAGTAACGGCGGTTGCTCAGCTACGGATGCCATTACGATCAACGTAGCTCCAATGCCTATCGATGTTCTGCAGGATGTCACCGCATGCATCACCACGCCACCAACATTGAACGCCGGCAATTCAGGTTATTCATTCCTTTGGAATACCAATGCCCAATCACAATCGATCTCGCCTATCATAAGCGGAACGTATAGCGTACTGATCACATCCCCTCAGTTATGCAGTGCTACTTACGATGCGATCGTTACGCTTACACCGGAGCTTAATGTTGCGTTAGGTAACGACACGACGATCTGCCAAGGTTCATCGCTCATTCTTGACGCAGGTAGCCCAGGCGATTCACATACGTGGAATACCTCGGAAACAACACAGACACTGACCGTTACGAACAGCGGAACGTATAGTGTGGTTGTTAGCAATGGCGGATGTACAGCGAGTGATGCAATACAACTAACCGTTGCCCCGATGCCTGTGGATGCGCTATCCGATGTCGTTATCTGCGAAGATCAGGATCTGACATTGGATGCAGCGAACAACGGTAGTACTTACCAATGGGCCAGTGGGCAATCAACACAGATAATTACACCGATGATCAGTGGCCTCTATTCCGTAACAGTTACAACGGCTAACAATTGCACCAGCACATTCGATTCGCAAGTGACCATCTCTCCATTGATCAACATTGAGCTAGGTAACGATACGGTTCTCTGTCAAGGAACTACTATGATCCTGAACGCAACTTCTCCGGCAGCGACATATGTATGGAGTACCGGTGCAAACTCACCTACGCTCTCCGTTACCCAACCAGGCAACTATTCCGTTACCGTACAGAATGCGGGGTGCCAAGCAACTGATAACATCACTGTGGATTATGTGGATGCGCCAACGGACCAGCTAACGGATGTAACTGTGTGCATCGAAGAGAGCGTGATCCTGGATGCAGGAAATCCTGGAAGTATATTCCTCTGGAGCACGGGCAGTACGGATCAGACCATTAGTCCAAATTCAAATGGAACCTACTCGGTGATCGTGACCAACCCGAACGGTTGTGTGCGCACATTCAATGCTGAGGTTGTTCTGGTGCCGATGCCGAACATTGAACTGGGCAACGATACGATCCTTTGCGATGGCGAGCTCATAGTCCTGGATGCGAAGAATCTGGGATCCACGTACCAATGGAACACTGGGGAAACGACCCGGACATTGGAAGTTAGAACCTCCGGCACTTACTCCGTGACCGTTAACAATGGCTATTGCGTACAAAGCGACTCCATCGACATAGGCTTCAATCCCTCGCCTGTGAACATAGCCGCTCACCAATTCATCACTTGCTTGGATGAAAAACCCGGTTACGTCATCATCGATGCGGGTAATGCAGGGGCCCAATTCAACTGGAGCACAGGTGAGGCAACTCAGGTGATCCATGCTGACACGTATGGAACGTATCTCATTGAAGTGACCAACAGGTACGATTGCTCCATGCGTGACTCCATTGAGGTGGCCGAGTATTGCCCTTCCACGCTGTATATGCCGAATACGTTCACTCCGAATGGAGACGGCCTGAATGATATTTTCATTCCGGTCGGTAAGAATATCTCATCGGTGCACTTGATGATCTTCGATCGATGGGGAGGTATACTTTTCGAAAGCAATGATCCGAATGTTGGCTGGGATGGCACCTACCAAGGTCAACTCGTCAAGAACGACATCTACGCATGGAAACTTGAATACCGATTCATTGACAAGAACGGTGTTGAAAGTCTACTTCAGAAAGAGATCGGACACGTGCAGGTACTTCGATGAACCAGTAGAGTTCTCCACACCTCAAAGTTCCAAGCGGAATACATCAGAATCTTGACCTGCCGGGAATTTATCCCGAAAGTCCTGCAACGCGGTGTGATCAAGCAGTACCGTTGCAATGCCTTCTTCACTTGGTGCAACGCCACCTATTTGCGCACCGCGTGGATCGATAACGATCGAATCTCCGCTATAATGGTGACCCTTACCATCCATTCCAACACGATTAAGGCCAACGACGTATGCTTGATTCTCAATAGCGCGAGCGATCAATAGTTGGCTCCATGGATAACGACGAACTTCCGGCCAATTCGCGACATATAGCATAGCATCAACATCACCACGATTCCTGCTGAAGACCGGGAAGCGCAGGTCATAACAGACCTGTAAGAGGATGCGCCAGTTCTTCCAAGCCACAACGACCCGTTCGTTACCGGCAGTAAAATAGTTCTGTTCATCTGCCATACGGAACAGATGACGCTTATCATAATGGTCGATCGATCCGTCCGGATGTACGAAGAGCCCGCGGTTGTATCGTTCACCATTGTCCTCAATGATCACGCTACCATAGATAGCCGCATTACATCGCTTTGCTTGACCTCGCATCCAAGCGATGGTCGCCCCATCCATGGTCTCACTTAGATCATGGCTGCGCATACTGAATCCGGTACTGAACATCTCCGGCAAAATGATCAGATCCGTAACGCCTTGAAGAGGAGCCAGCTTCTCGGAGAACATAGCACAATTCGCTTCCGCATCCTCCCAATGCAACATGCTCTGTACCAACGTTACTCTTAGATCCTGCATAGCCGTTCGATCGCTTTGTCCAATGTACTATCCTCTTTTGCAAAACAGAAACGTATCAATCGTTGCCCTTCTGGCTTCGTAGCATAGAAAGGCGAAAGAGGAATGGCCGCCACGCGATGTTCTTCTGCAAGGGTCACAGCGAAATCCAGATCAAGCGAATCGCTGATCGCAGAATAATCGGCGACCTGAAAATAAGACCCTTCGCACGGTAATAGCCGCCAGCGAGATCCTTTCAATCCGTCAACGAAACGGTCGCGTTTCTTTTGATACATCTCCGAAACGTTCTCGTAAACGGATGAGTTCTGCATGTACGCAGCTAACGCATGTTGTATCGGTGTATTCACGCTGAACACGTTGAATTGATGCACTTTGCGAAAACCATTCATCAACGCTGCCGGAGCAAGCACATAACCACCTTTCCAACCCGTGGCATGAAACACCTTCCCGAAACTGAATACCACGAATGCTCGTTCTCGTAATTCAGGATAACGCATTGCCGATGCATGGTCAGCCGGATCGAAAACGATGTGCTCATACACCTCATCGCTAAGAAGTAGGATATTCGTGCCCTTCAGGAGCTCAGCGATCATACGCATATCCGCTTCCCGTAGGATGGCCCCAGCAGGGTTGTGCGGTGTATTGATGATCAGTAAGCGGGTTCTTGGAGTAATGGCCTTGGCTACATCAGTAATACTGAAAACCATTTCCTTGCTTAACGCAACATGTACAGGGACGCCACCGAACAACGCCACGGCTGGCGCATAACAGTCATACGCCGGATCGATGATGATGACCTCATCGCCCACCGAAACAACTGCGCCAATAGCAGTGAAAATGGCTTGGGTAGCGCCTGCTGTTATGGTAACCTCCGTATCCGGATCATAGCCCGTACCATAGAGATGAGCCACCTTATTCACGATCGCTTCACGCAATGCAGGCAGACCTGCCATAGGAGCGTATTGATTGTGCCCCGCCTTCATTGCCGAAACCACCAGTTCGGTCAATGATGGATCGATCGGAAAATCCGGAAAACCTTGGCTCAAATTGATCGCACCGGTCTTTTGCGCCAACTGGCTCATGACCGTGAAGATCGTGGTACCCACCCTAGGTAACTTATCAGGAACTGTGATCGCCATCGGGTGGTGAAAGTAATACCGTTTCGAACTACAGAATAGCCCGAAAATGCGAAGCTATTTTTTACCTGAGCGATACAGAATAGTTGTTGCATAGCCTGAGCTACGGGACCACTATTTTGGAGAAGCTCAGGTGAAAAAGAGCGAGTAGGTCGGGGGATACTGTAGTTCGAATTGGTATAAGTTAAGTGTAAAGAAAAAGGCCTCGACAATGCAAGACCTTTCATGGGATCAGGAAAGCTATACGCCCTTATTCCTTGAAGCCCATCAATATGGCCACGCAACCTACGTGCACCATGGAACTATTTCCTTTCTCCGGTACCCAGACCACGACTTTCATTTGTGCCGTGTTCGTGGACTTAACATCAAAGTAGCGTTTAGGTGCATCGGCAAGGCTCTCGAACACGATCTTGTTGTAGGCATCCACGATCTTCCAATTCACTTCGCCCAGTATCGGATGGGCACAGACCATAACACGGTACTCCTGACCGCTATAGAAGGTGAGGTTCACCTCGGCCTCATCGCCGGGACTCAATTGCGCTCCGTTGAACGTCTCATTGAACTGGTATGGAGCTAATTCGGGAAGGCATTTATTCTTCGCAAAACTCCGACATTGGGCCAAGGCATCGGTGGTCGAACACACGAAGAGGACTGCTACAATGACTTGGGTAAGAATGGTTCGTACGTTGAACATTGCGGCGATCAGTTGATGAAGTTGGTACGGATGGTCGTCGCTTTTTCACTTATGGCGACCAATTGTGCATCTGTCAATGTTGCTGGCTCACCACCACTACCTACGACGGCTACGCCTCGCTCCTCACTGACCGTGCTTTCTCCAGCGGGTTGTTTCACTTCCTCGAACAATACCTGAAGCGCAGCAAGGTCCGCTCTTACGCCTTCCAACGTTGCATCCTGAATATTGTAACTATCCACCAAGGCGATCAGGTCCTTTAACGAAAGCTTCTGCTCAGCAATACGTTGGCGCAGTTCGGGAGAATCATTCGTTTTGGCCACTTCCGTGGAGATGTACAAGCCTTCAACCCAGCCACCTACGATCATCAACGCGCTAATGTTATGCCGATCGTTCTCCTTCAAATAGGCATCAACGTTCCAATAGGTCTCAC
The nucleotide sequence above comes from Flavobacteriales bacterium. Encoded proteins:
- a CDS encoding gliding motility-associated C-terminal domain-containing protein, which encodes MFKTIIFLHAISRKCTLVATLLFVLGGTAFGQSTNLPTRGKTFWAGFMRNANSGAANLRVHILSTTATSGTVSMPLTGWSAPFTVAANGAAIVNVSLTAENIGSGSIVPKGVLITSADSVNVFISSYQNQTHDLTQVLPETSLGSAYRVDAYKGFPNLGNLYKSELLIVGTEDGTQVDIVPAVNLLAGGAVGVPFSITLNAGQTYQLQAATDGLDLTGTTIRAAVNSTCKPFAVFGGSQCALVPATCQACDMVFEQMRPIATWGTRYFTVPVNGVSQFTYRIMADQNATSVTVAGGAPIILNAGQVHEVNGTAVPVCIQANKPISVAQLLQGNQCAGTGDPSLILMEPADRLSKSASFQTLTSGTLNQHSISVVMPASGLGQLTMNGTTVSSALFTPYPNCTDRVYAKIPVSAGVHRLASTIGFQLYMFGLGNGESYGGSVRNIAAVPLQTDSLICGTGPVTLNSPEALTNAQWTTASAPSTVLANGNAYSLTPTASDSYTVTGGSPITGCPRSFTYHIGVPVTVLPNATANGANSTSICQFAPVQLGVSPAPDPAWFDITWSPASSLSDPTIGAPIATPYSTTWYTVDIVSPVGCGSARDSVLVTVQPAQLRDLDTFVNDPSICVGETVQLSSSALRTIATDRFNTTPAPLWNAIQGGSIAMECGGLTGTALYFNGAGQRYAKTNGFNTSSGGRVEFHLKIGSGMAPCEDADPGEDVIFQYSTNNGLSWNTPPNGTMHQDLYPTFLPVSIDLPLNAQGPNVMFKISQPVHSGAGQDNWSIDDLIISRVDNSWLNYAWTPANSSPTSSSTSASPSTSGWYYLQVTDPTGGCVYRDSIHVNVSPAMSMTVTPNSTLCTPAPVQLNANAGAGAQYSWSTTNGTLSATNVANPSANANATATYNVQATNAIGCTVNGAVTITVAPALNLVLSTANDPLCQGQSTQLTAVGSGAPGLTYNWTGAGLNNPNIANPIASPTQTTTYTCTITHTATGCTRSSAITITVNTGYTINAGPDHTVCSTLGQQLNVIHNVPNATYAWTPASSFFSANVQSPIIQTDGTQTFTIVVTDQNGCTVSDNIILTRAFANLPATQNVSGCSNLTNTLTAPAAGVNYAWTTPTGPGPTGPGFQSINATESGAHAVTITDAQGCTGTTTFNVNLFTVPVVNLGPDVSLCGSQGHVLNAGNAGSTFFWSNNATSQSINITNSGVYSVSVTNSNGCIASDNVNVQFNANPVDVLTNVNTCISTPPTLNAGNPGATYLWSNNATTQSITPTTSGTYTVQVTTPQQCTAMFDAVVTLAPTLTVNLGSDTTICQGASVLLDAGTPSATHLWNTAATSQTLNVSTSGTYNVTISNGGCSATDAITINVAPMPIDVLQDVTACITTPPTLNAGNSGYSFLWNTNAQSQSISPIISGTYSVLITSPQLCSATYDAIVTLTPELNVALGNDTTICQGSSLILDAGSPGDSHTWNTSETTQTLTVTNSGTYSVVVSNGGCTASDAIQLTVAPMPVDALSDVVICEDQDLTLDAANNGSTYQWASGQSTQIITPMISGLYSVTVTTANNCTSTFDSQVTISPLINIELGNDTVLCQGTTMILNATSPAATYVWSTGANSPTLSVTQPGNYSVTVQNAGCQATDNITVDYVDAPTDQLTDVTVCIEESVILDAGNPGSIFLWSTGSTDQTISPNSNGTYSVIVTNPNGCVRTFNAEVVLVPMPNIELGNDTILCDGELIVLDAKNLGSTYQWNTGETTRTLEVRTSGTYSVTVNNGYCVQSDSIDIGFNPSPVNIAAHQFITCLDEKPGYVIIDAGNAGAQFNWSTGEATQVIHADTYGTYLIEVTNRYDCSMRDSIEVAEYCPSTLYMPNTFTPNGDGLNDIFIPVGKNISSVHLMIFDRWGGILFESNDPNVGWDGTYQGQLVKNDIYAWKLEYRFIDKNGVESLLQKEIGHVQVLR
- a CDS encoding amidohydrolase, which produces MQDLRVTLVQSMLHWEDAEANCAMFSEKLAPLQGVTDLIILPEMFSTGFSMRSHDLSETMDGATIAWMRGQAKRCNAAIYGSVIIEDNGERYNRGLFVHPDGSIDHYDKRHLFRMADEQNYFTAGNERVVVAWKNWRILLQVCYDLRFPVFSRNRGDVDAMLYVANWPEVRRYPWSQLLIARAIENQAYVVGLNRVGMDGKGHHYSGDSIVIDPRGAQIGGVAPSEEGIATVLLDHTALQDFRDKFPAGQDSDVFRLEL
- a CDS encoding aminotransferase class I/II-fold pyridoxal phosphate-dependent enzyme — protein: MAITVPDKLPRVGTTIFTVMSQLAQKTGAINLSQGFPDFPIDPSLTELVVSAMKAGHNQYAPMAGLPALREAIVNKVAHLYGTGYDPDTEVTITAGATQAIFTAIGAVVSVGDEVIIIDPAYDCYAPAVALFGGVPVHVALSKEMVFSITDVAKAITPRTRLLIINTPHNPAGAILREADMRMIAELLKGTNILLLSDEVYEHIVFDPADHASAMRYPELRERAFVVFSFGKVFHATGWKGGYVLAPAALMNGFRKVHQFNVFSVNTPIQHALAAYMQNSSVYENVSEMYQKKRDRFVDGLKGSRWRLLPCEGSYFQVADYSAISDSLDLDFAVTLAEEHRVAAIPLSPFYATKPEGQRLIRFCFAKEDSTLDKAIERLCRI